The DNA region ATCACCAGCCTCGAAGACTAAACTTCCAGGTATTCAAGCAAAATGGATATATATAGACCTTAAATAGTGGAACAGGAGTTATAAGAAACGCACCTTTAGAAGGTCAAAAACCTTCTCGCAGATATACTTTTGCTGAATACTCGCCCCTCGTTGTTGCAACTTGTCAGGATGGACAGAGAGGGTGGCCTTCCTGTAGGCTTTCTTGACAGCAGCAGAGGTTATGACCTCTGTTAGGGGCACAGGCTGCCACCCACTGTCTGGTCCAAGTATCTGCAAGAGACGAAAAAATCTCATAGGAAACTCATAATCAACGGACTGAATCATTCTACAAGAAACACAACAGCCATCACTACTCCGACTTAGGCCCTCAAGGAATTCGGGATCATTCATCTAGTAGAGTAAAGAAATCACTTTTATCAACATGACCATATAAGGAAACAGCATTTCTGTAAGGTTAAGCTTACATATTGCAATGTTGATAGCAGTGCCCGTAGATTTCCTTCTTTCCCGCTTGACCACCTTTTGACGTCAGCATCAAGGGTTTCAGCTAACCTCTGCAAATGAAATTTGAAGCCGAAGAAATAAGTGGGAGGTCAAGAAacagatcttaaaaaaatatctcCAATTATATTTACATTTCTCTCCGCTTGCTCCCTTTGGGCTAGCAGATCCCGCATGTTCTTCTCTGCGAGAGCTTTTGCCTGAGAGAGAATAAAACATAAATATCATACAGAATAAGATCAAGCAACCATTTCCAAGGTACAGAGTGCAAGAGGAAAGAACTAATACTGCTCGTTCAGCTGTTCGCCGATGTCTCTCCAGACGTGCTCTACACCTCTGAGCTGATTCACCTTCGACTCCCTCAGGTTTCTCAGTATCATATGAAGCTTTAGATATAAAAGGCAAGCAATTTGTAAGATACAAACAAAAACAGATATCATGCAAAAGGAACGAGTATATATGAAACCAACCTCCATATCCAGAAGAATACTGAAATCTCGCACTGCCTGAAGAGCCAGCAGTTTGAAGTTGCGACTCACGAAAATCCTGTAAAGACCACGATCAGAAAGGTAGTGGATATTCCTACTTTATCATGACAGTACATAGCCAGATTTTTCATTAAGACTCATTCGTGTACTCACAGAAGGCAAACTACTCTGCCTCATTCCATTATATCTTGAAGCAGCCCGCTCTCGAGCCTCTGCTGTGGCTCTCTCCACAGCAGCTCGCTCTGCCCTGATCCTTGCCTCCATTGAGGTCTTCTCGAGGAATGATCGCTCCCTTGCCTCAGCACAGGCCTTCTCCAATCTTTCACGAGCTTCAGCTAGTGATCTTTGCCTAGCTTCAGCAGTGGCTCTCTCTACTGCAGCCCTCTCTGCTCGCTCACGGGCTTCCACATAGGCTCTCTCTCGAGCTTCAAGGGTTGCCCTGTCAACGGCCATCCTGTCCTTCTCTCGTTCtctttccctctccctctcctcttcaATCTTTCTGAGCCGTTCCTTCTCCATTTCTTGCTCTCTCCTTAACCTTTCAGCGTCTTTCTCTTGGGCCTTAACCGTTCCATTTAAGTTCTCCTTCCTCACTTCAGCCTGACTTGCACTTTGCCACTGTCGAGATGTTCTCTGGGCATTCAATACAGCAGGTTGAGGGATTTCAACCTTCTGTCCATCTTCACCAAAGCGAGCCTCGGACTTCTTAACATTCTCTTTCGTCTCTCCCCATTCTTGGGCAGATTTTTCTTCCCGATGCGTAGAGTTGTAGCTCACTTGAGAGAATACCTTGGGATTCTCACATTTAGTTGGTTTCGGTAGATCATCCGGACGAGCTGACTCTGTGGAATCTACGGCTTTGGACCCATGCTCTTCATTTTCAGCTGCTGGCGATTTATTTTTACTGCTCTGAGATTCAGACATAATTCGATCCCCATCATCATTAGAAGCATCAACAGAAGCTCTTGATTCTCTTGAGACTTGCTCAGAACCCGAGGATGGAAAATCTGATCGAATATTCACATCAACATTCCGCATGCACTCTTCACCCTTCTCATCAGGTTCACTTAAAACATCAACTGCTTCTTTGAGCCATTTATCAAGTTCTTCCAACTCGAACGTGTCCCTGACTGCATCATCAAGTTCTCCCTGATCATAGTCCCTTTCAGATCTGGTGCCAATCCTTTCATCTGTACAAGAATCTCGCACATTGCTGCCATTATCTTCATCTTGAGAAGCCTCTTGAAGATTATTATCACTGTTTCCTCTTCCCTTAGCCTCATGAATTCTCTCTTCAATTTCCTCTCTTTCATGAGCCTCCCTGAGTCTCCTCTCATTTTCTTCCACTTCCTGAGCTTCTTCCAGCCCCTTCttcatttgttctttttcacTGGCTTCGTTTAATCTCTCCTCACTCTCCTCCTGCTCAAGTGTTTCTTTCAGCCTCTTGTTCTTTTCCTCCTCAAGAGCCTCATTTCTCCTCCGCTCCCTATCTTCCCGCGCAAGAGCTtctttcagcctcttctccttctcttctTGCTCAAGAGCCTCCTTTCTCCTGCACTCCCTCTCTTCCCGCTCAAGAGCTtctttcagcctcttctccttctcttccTGCTCAAGAGCCTCCTTTCTCCTGCACTCCCTCTCTTCCCGCTCAAGAGCCTCCTTCAgtctcttctccttctcttccTGCACACGAGCCTCCTTTGTCCTGCACTCCCTCTCTTCCTGCTCAAGAGTCTCTTTTCTCCTGCACTCCATCTCTTCCTGCTCACGAGCTTCTCTCAGCttcttctcattttcttcCCTCTCATGAGCCTCTCTGAATCTCCTCTCATTCTCTTCCCGCTCAAGTGCTTCTTTTAATCTCCTTTCTCGTTCTTCTCTAGCAGCAGCATCCTGCTTCCTTTTGTTTTCTGCCAACTCAAGATTTTCCTTcacttttctcttattttcttCCAGTTCATCAGCTTCcttcaatttcttttcctcttccttctcAAAAACCTCTCTCATTCTCTTCCCGTACTCTTCCAGCTCAAGTGCTGCTTTTAATCTCCGTTCATTTTCTCCTCTTTCTGCGGCCTCCTCCCAGGCATACTCAAGATTTACCCTTCCGCTAAACTCATCTTCTTCATGCCTGGATAACTCTGGACGTCTTTTCTCATTTCCTGTTGGCTCTATGACTGATTCATgtattctctctttctcttccctCTCAATAGAATCTTTTGTTCTCTTCTCGTTGCGTCCCTTTCCATGACCCTCAGTGCATTTCTCCTTAGCTTCCAGTCTTCCACTAGACTTCTTGGATTTTGAACCATCTCTTTTGCTCTCCATCACCTGCCTAACTTCAAACTCGCGAACCACTTCTATAAGAACATCATTCGAGCTCTCACGATCTTCTGAACTATCAGATCCATTTAACTTCATAACTGTATCTCTGTCACGTAGTGGCTTCATATGTGTCGTTTTAGCCTCCTCCCAATGACCAATATCTTGAGctgctttttcatttttctcgaTATTTTTTTCAACACTCACCTCTTTAGCTGCTTTTGCACTTATATTCTTAGCATCTGGCACGTAATCCTCATTAGGTACTCTTTTCTGAGCTGATGCTTTCttcttattaaaattttgCCCCTCAAACCCCTCTATTATTTGTTCCATTTCTCCATTGTCACGAGTTCTCACTTTCTCAGACAAAtccttctctttttctgtCTGAGCAAGAACGGCTCCTGATCCATCAGCCCTCACAAGTTCAAAGAACTGAGTTGCCTCTTTCCACTCACCAGCTTCCTCAAAGTGAGCAAACATCTC from Punica granatum isolate Tunisia-2019 chromosome 3, ASM765513v2, whole genome shotgun sequence includes:
- the LOC116198949 gene encoding auxilin-like protein 1, whose translation is MENLSHSLRHNKLSRKPSHANAAAKGIYDDVFGGPPKFGVPAALSPRAEDYKEIFGGFHAPRVSSIPVLDLPVVDEPEVFFDVRSPGFDYSEVFGGFKGLDFAHGYEELFGQWRGGSAGCGSSDEAWTPAGSGSLSEESDHSGSNQGLSNGDSHHLFDGNIEYNISYHKANPRSNAEITNGLRRTAEIQAVPGYCYMVDRMDPYQLKEKHLKKTRSDNLNGRNDVRRQKDYGRINSCPGGGFVTISEVSLRTEPSHLPPPLRPPPPASVGDISRPVSNWNSNSMEENGSDGSTSSPPFFDVEVDASSSAAAVASAAAMKEAMVKAQAQLRSAKELMERKKEGRHNRARSGSSCELRDMGTRRPNESTVQGTGRGEGSEIKNFILEDPRGLSGTKCSVQDSLGGEKLQSRPKQSEQKMRGKESALNEMFAHFEEAGEWKEATQFFELVRADGSGAVLAQTEKEKDLSEKVRTRDNGEMEQIIEGFEGQNFNKKKASAQKRVPNEDYVPDAKNISAKAAKEVSVEKNIEKNEKAAQDIGHWEEAKTTHMKPLRDRDTVMKLNGSDSSEDRESSNDVLIEVVREFEVRQVMESKRDGSKSKKSSGRLEAKEKCTEGHGKGRNEKRTKDSIEREEKERIHESVIEPTGNEKRRPELSRHEEDEFSGRVNLEYAWEEAAERGENERRLKAALELEEYGKRMREVFEKEEEKKLKEADELEENKRKVKENLELAENKRKQDAAAREERERRLKEALEREENERRFREAHEREENEKKLREAREQEEMECRRKETLEQEERECRTKEARVQEEKEKRLKEALEREERECRRKEALEQEEKEKRLKEALEREERECRRKEALEQEEKEKRLKEALAREDRERRRNEALEEEKNKRLKETLEQEESEERLNEASEKEQMKKGLEEAQEVEENERRLREAHEREEIEERIHEAKGRGNSDNNLQEASQDEDNGSNVRDSCTDERIGTRSERDYDQGELDDAVRDTFELEELDKWLKEAVDVLSEPDEKGEECMRNVDVNIRSDFPSSGSEQVSRESRASVDASNDDGDRIMSESQSSKNKSPAAENEEHGSKAVDSTESARPDDLPKPTKCENPKVFSQVSYNSTHREEKSAQEWGETKENVKKSEARFGEDGQKVEIPQPAVLNAQRTSRQWQSASQAEVRKENLNGTVKAQEKDAERLRREQEMEKERLRKIEEEREREREREKDRMAVDRATLEARERAYVEARERAERAAVERATAEARQRSLAEARERLEKACAEARERSFLEKTSMEARIRAERAAVERATAEARERAASRYNGMRQSSLPSDFRESQLQTAGSSGSARFQYSSGYGASYDTEKPEGVEGESAQRCRARLERHRRTAERAAKALAEKNMRDLLAQREQAERNRLAETLDADVKRWSSGKEGNLRALLSTLQYILGPDSGWQPVPLTEVITSAAVKKAYRKATLSVHPDKLQQRGASIQQKYICEKVFDLLKEAWNKFNSEER